A stretch of Chitinophaga caeni DNA encodes these proteins:
- a CDS encoding DUF7849 domain-containing protein: protein MIRFISLISLFLAYVLPSGAQGLGVPAHDTLPAQIILQQEGNRVQLKPGLRPLRQVAGAPEAFYTYFWELGDGSFSFDKEPLHQYKDTGEFDIRLYATNNYDDGKPPKSKPRRIKVKKRTFLADASTGSHFFKSGGSIEMKINRMPRPGEDLVAIIGYRNKAENDLSNLEGSLLLFYNEKQFKQKNFELADARAYHGEKSTSVDSILTAMENTSAQNFYAVNGPSESRLIDPGYKEQFIQLLASKQAMYSAQQAWNIKNIAAGEEKFMFLTLNTLPGMIKDTNAVVTVSAVFVPTDLSLPLEQFDLEMQIVASHDPNKMQLKHRWMNYRFVRKNKELTYKVRFQNTGAGPAKLVKVGVKVPGMLSAASLELVDYSPRCVPCDSAYQNQSCIDTLIRKDSVYFVFKNIYLPGMQQDGVSDKDSTQGFVKYKVKFNKELKKLPFYSQAAIIFDKNEPVITNRSYGRFKPGLSLAAIAGFGNLRMKDSGQVNSNRQITLGAALSPFAPYRLYWQVEAYLNVHQKQTDFKGFVDGGRDTTIGTGKYVIISREIYEEQKILSADIVPIHLRYNVNKFLGLGAGAMMSLTLSDKLTPKNDILVAEPNNPVNSFTVTSRGTSVNKGLDYWGTAIFGDVNLGLVRQGPALGIRYIQYLDERQGRWFFYGTFRF, encoded by the coding sequence ATGATCCGGTTTATTTCATTGATATCCTTATTTCTAGCTTATGTGCTGCCTAGCGGCGCCCAGGGGCTTGGTGTGCCGGCTCATGATACGCTCCCGGCGCAAATTATTTTGCAACAAGAAGGTAACCGCGTGCAATTGAAGCCCGGACTAAGGCCTTTAAGACAAGTTGCCGGTGCGCCGGAAGCTTTTTATACTTATTTCTGGGAATTAGGCGATGGTTCGTTTAGCTTTGATAAAGAGCCTTTACATCAATATAAAGATACCGGTGAATTTGATATCAGGTTGTATGCTACCAATAATTATGATGATGGTAAGCCCCCGAAAAGTAAACCCCGCCGTATCAAAGTTAAAAAAAGGACTTTTCTCGCGGATGCGTCTACAGGTTCCCATTTCTTTAAGTCTGGTGGCTCCATTGAAATGAAGATCAACCGTATGCCCAGGCCCGGGGAAGACTTGGTGGCTATTATCGGTTACAGGAATAAGGCGGAAAATGATTTATCCAACCTGGAAGGAAGCCTGTTGCTGTTTTATAACGAGAAACAATTCAAGCAGAAAAATTTTGAACTCGCCGATGCAAGGGCTTATCACGGCGAGAAAAGCACGTCGGTAGATTCTATTCTCACCGCGATGGAAAATACATCCGCACAGAATTTTTATGCTGTTAACGGCCCTAGCGAGTCGCGGCTGATCGATCCCGGGTATAAAGAGCAATTCATCCAACTTTTAGCTTCGAAACAGGCCATGTACAGCGCCCAGCAAGCCTGGAACATCAAAAATATCGCGGCAGGGGAGGAAAAATTCATGTTCCTCACTTTGAATACTTTACCCGGAATGATCAAGGACACGAATGCGGTTGTTACCGTTAGCGCTGTTTTTGTACCAACAGATCTCAGTTTGCCCCTGGAACAGTTTGACCTTGAAATGCAGATCGTGGCCTCCCACGATCCCAACAAGATGCAATTGAAGCACCGTTGGATGAACTACCGCTTCGTAAGGAAAAACAAGGAATTAACTTATAAAGTAAGATTTCAGAATACGGGCGCCGGCCCAGCCAAGTTGGTGAAAGTAGGGGTAAAGGTGCCCGGAATGTTAAGCGCTGCTTCCTTGGAATTAGTGGATTATTCTCCCCGTTGTGTTCCTTGCGACTCCGCATATCAAAATCAAAGCTGTATAGATACCTTGATCAGGAAAGACAGCGTGTACTTCGTATTCAAAAATATTTACTTACCCGGCATGCAACAAGATGGGGTATCCGATAAAGATTCCACGCAGGGCTTCGTGAAATATAAAGTAAAGTTTAACAAGGAACTAAAAAAGCTGCCTTTCTACAGCCAAGCAGCTATCATTTTTGATAAAAATGAACCCGTGATTACCAACCGCTCGTACGGCAGATTTAAACCCGGCTTGTCTTTAGCGGCCATCGCCGGTTTTGGAAATTTGCGTATGAAGGACAGCGGGCAGGTTAATTCGAATCGACAAATTACCTTGGGCGCCGCTTTATCGCCTTTTGCTCCTTACCGCCTGTATTGGCAAGTAGAAGCGTATTTGAATGTGCACCAAAAACAAACGGATTTTAAGGGTTTTGTTGATGGTGGCAGAGACACGACGATTGGTACGGGTAAATACGTAATTATCAGCCGGGAGATTTACGAAGAACAGAAAATACTTTCGGCGGATATCGTTCCTATACACTTACGGTACAATGTTAATAAATTCCTCGGCCTCGGCGCCGGGGCGATGATGTCATTGACCTTATCCGATAAATTAACCCCGAAAAATGATATACTGGTGGCGGAACCAAACAACCCTGTCAACAGTTTTACCGTCACGAGCCGTGGAACTAGTGTCAATAAAGGCTTGGATTACTGGGGAACCGCTATCTTCGGTGATGTTAACCTGGGGCTCGTCCGGCAAGGTCCCGCATTAGGAATCCGGTACATCCAATACCTCGATGAACGGCAAGGCAGGTGGTTCTTTTATGGAACCTTCCGATTTTAA
- a CDS encoding CHAT domain-containing protein, whose protein sequence is MHKILSSYTLLVFLILGSINVYAYTNESDSIPSLLQKDLDHLRSEDDLEQWLYMRMDYAANKPSERIKYLMETAEAAWRQPKNEYERQAWLDLLMYQGYYQLQLGRIIPSIKAYEAAYSYYFDDPIPGNDIVEFLLKPLGNNYTRLGDYRRAEFITRKSLTMAIESGEDDKIAASCCNLAIVALTQEQLDTAKVYAKMGVAYAENYPPLNGLLHSLMANIYEHAGELEEAGNYARLAVQIMEHASAEGDHDHAYRLSAAYEAQGNIAMARQQWKLARILYGKAYQVLINAYPEQRKREQARLLVSKAQVALASGDVQMSLSDFNKALQVLLPRMQLAGKPRSSDLYGDFTLVDALVGKAKCLYEIHDKRNALNYYLLSYSVEQKLHRAYASRDMRLLHQQESLDLAAAAMKTAYELWQETADTKFLSNMLQVSEWTKAQSLREEIDAAIRQSQLDQRDSLVASQQQLLRAIAYHEKELATSGNDLDQLQQTVEGLNFQLALVQAELEKKYPHFAQQKYLDKTFSAAELCSKIPKRVTAITYFADANYLYTIMLNRQGIQQVIRQDSSQGKLQYAKDFMQRYFRSGISAMISYPKRYYQDAYHLYRWLIEPLHIRPGQALLIVPAGSIGYLPFDALITREGLADNITEWPYLLKEHSYSIAYSLQTWVQQQELPLAGENEVTGFFVNEGREARELPAVVKERNLLEEVAVGTYLGDTAANIKQFKKLLTKAQILHISTHAYLEGEPPMPVLQMSDDKFYWFELFQYKFQPGLVVLSACKTGDGMLAEGEGIISLAREFAAAGAAGVVAGLWNVNDEAGAAMVASFYKNLSRESKPYLALHRAKLSWLQEHREDPGLQMPYFWSVLTYAGHYHDVPLMKHLPWYQRYWHVGVALIILLAVLTWYFYRYRRKHL, encoded by the coding sequence ATGCATAAAATTTTATCATCCTACACCTTATTGGTTTTTTTGATTTTAGGATCGATTAACGTTTATGCATATACGAATGAATCCGATTCCATACCGTCATTACTACAAAAAGACCTGGATCATCTTCGCTCTGAAGATGATCTTGAACAGTGGCTGTACATGCGGATGGACTATGCGGCCAATAAGCCGTCTGAACGGATCAAGTATTTAATGGAAACAGCGGAAGCAGCCTGGCGGCAGCCTAAAAATGAATATGAAAGACAAGCTTGGTTAGATTTATTGATGTATCAAGGGTATTACCAACTTCAATTGGGGCGAATCATTCCTTCTATCAAAGCTTACGAAGCTGCTTACAGTTATTATTTTGATGACCCCATTCCCGGGAATGATATCGTTGAGTTTTTGCTTAAACCTTTAGGGAATAATTATACGCGTTTGGGCGACTACCGCCGGGCAGAATTTATTACGAGGAAAAGTCTTACCATGGCTATTGAATCGGGAGAAGATGATAAGATAGCAGCTTCCTGCTGTAACCTGGCCATTGTGGCTTTAACGCAAGAACAGTTAGATACTGCCAAGGTATATGCTAAGATGGGCGTAGCATATGCTGAAAATTATCCCCCTTTAAACGGGTTGTTACATTCCTTGATGGCGAATATTTACGAACATGCCGGGGAGCTGGAAGAAGCGGGAAATTATGCAAGGCTCGCGGTACAAATTATGGAACATGCTAGCGCCGAAGGGGATCATGACCATGCTTACCGTTTAAGCGCCGCCTATGAAGCCCAGGGGAATATCGCGATGGCCAGGCAACAATGGAAGTTGGCAAGAATACTTTATGGAAAAGCTTACCAGGTATTGATCAATGCTTATCCCGAACAAAGGAAAAGGGAACAAGCACGCTTATTAGTAAGTAAAGCGCAGGTGGCTTTGGCATCGGGAGATGTGCAGATGTCATTATCTGATTTTAATAAGGCCCTGCAAGTTTTATTGCCGAGGATGCAGCTTGCCGGGAAGCCCCGTAGTTCGGACTTGTACGGGGATTTTACATTAGTGGATGCGCTGGTAGGTAAGGCAAAGTGTTTGTACGAAATACACGATAAAAGAAATGCGTTAAACTATTATTTGCTGAGCTACAGCGTAGAGCAAAAACTTCACCGCGCCTATGCGAGTCGTGATATGCGTTTACTGCACCAACAGGAAAGTTTGGATTTAGCCGCAGCGGCCATGAAAACGGCGTATGAATTATGGCAAGAAACTGCTGATACGAAGTTTTTATCTAATATGTTGCAGGTCAGCGAATGGACAAAGGCGCAGTCCTTGCGGGAGGAAATAGATGCCGCTATCCGGCAAAGCCAACTAGATCAAAGAGATAGCCTGGTAGCATCCCAACAACAACTATTAAGGGCCATCGCCTACCATGAAAAAGAACTGGCTACCTCCGGGAATGACCTGGATCAACTCCAGCAAACGGTTGAAGGTTTGAATTTTCAACTAGCCCTGGTACAGGCTGAACTGGAGAAAAAGTATCCACATTTCGCGCAGCAGAAATACTTGGACAAAACTTTTTCCGCCGCTGAATTATGTAGTAAGATTCCAAAGCGCGTTACGGCTATAACTTATTTCGCGGATGCCAACTATTTGTACACGATCATGTTGAACCGGCAGGGCATTCAGCAGGTTATACGGCAAGATAGCAGCCAGGGAAAGTTGCAGTATGCCAAGGATTTTATGCAGCGGTATTTCAGATCCGGCATTTCCGCTATGATTTCATATCCCAAGCGGTATTACCAAGACGCCTACCATTTGTATCGATGGTTAATAGAACCCTTACATATCCGGCCCGGGCAAGCGCTCTTGATCGTTCCGGCAGGAAGTATCGGTTATTTGCCATTCGATGCGCTCATTACCAGGGAAGGCTTAGCTGATAATATCACGGAATGGCCCTACCTGCTAAAAGAACATTCTTATTCTATCGCTTATTCATTACAAACATGGGTACAGCAACAAGAACTGCCTTTAGCAGGAGAAAACGAGGTGACGGGCTTTTTTGTTAACGAAGGCCGCGAAGCCAGGGAATTACCGGCCGTAGTAAAAGAAAGGAACTTGTTGGAAGAAGTGGCCGTGGGAACTTACCTGGGGGATACCGCCGCCAACATCAAGCAGTTTAAAAAATTATTGACAAAAGCACAAATCCTGCACATCAGTACGCATGCTTACTTGGAAGGAGAGCCGCCGATGCCGGTATTACAGATGTCCGATGATAAATTTTATTGGTTCGAATTATTCCAGTATAAATTTCAACCGGGCTTGGTGGTACTCAGCGCCTGTAAAACAGGTGATGGTATGTTGGCAGAAGGGGAAGGGATCATTAGTTTGGCAAGGGAATTTGCGGCCGCGGGGGCTGCCGGGGTTGTAGCGGGGTTATGGAATGTAAATGATGAAGCGGGCGCCGCTATGGTCGCGTCATTTTACAAAAACTTATCGCGGGAATCGAAGCCTTACCTGGCCTTGCACCGGGCAAAATTGAGCTGGTTGCAAGAACACCGGGAAGATCCGGGTTTGCAGATGCCCTATTTTTGGTCGGTATTAACCTATGCCGGGCATTACCATGATGTTCCGTTGATGAAACATCTTCCTTGGTACCAACGGTATTGGCATGTTGGTGTAGCATTGATCATCCTGCTTGCAGTGTTAACCTGGTATTTTTACCGCTACCGCCGAAAACATTTATAA
- a CDS encoding MarR family winged helix-turn-helix transcriptional regulator, translating to MQETLDEQIRQLTIGRSRLLVKLLSITKKDLDNRLNERLQELGYTDFKIGDMALLANMKLEGIINNELAKKAKITKQAMSKVAKNLEAGGYIYTQKHETDNRATVIFLTGKGKELLIAASKCVREIENYYAQIIGKTDAERLREILTKLVKEIHPACFNTDTTDQDSQ from the coding sequence ATGCAAGAGACACTAGATGAGCAAATAAGGCAGTTAACAATAGGTCGTAGCAGACTATTAGTCAAACTGTTAAGTATTACTAAAAAGGACCTGGACAACCGTTTAAACGAGCGTTTGCAGGAATTGGGTTATACCGATTTTAAGATCGGGGACATGGCATTATTAGCCAATATGAAGCTGGAAGGCATTATCAATAACGAATTGGCAAAGAAAGCCAAGATTACCAAGCAGGCTATGAGTAAAGTGGCTAAGAACTTGGAAGCCGGCGGCTATATTTATACCCAGAAACATGAAACGGATAACCGCGCTACCGTCATTTTCTTAACCGGTAAGGGAAAAGAGTTACTGATCGCGGCCAGCAAATGTGTTCGTGAAATTGAAAATTATTATGCCCAAATTATCGGTAAAACAGATGCTGAAAGATTGAGGGAAATCCTCACGAAATTGGTGAAAGAAATACACCCGGCTTGCTTTAATACCGATACCACGGATCAAGACAGCCAGTAA